In Limanda limanda chromosome 21, fLimLim1.1, whole genome shotgun sequence, a genomic segment contains:
- the LOC133027804 gene encoding ataxin-2-like protein, which yields MLKQQQQAGGRKASNGTSGPAGVSSPVSGTNSRAPAGRNRPSAKPSFQSSPVFEGVYNNARMLHFLTAVVGSTCDIRVKNGSVFEGVFKTLSSRCELAVDAVHKRGEEEGPASVPPRREEITDTMIFSPSDLVTMICKDVDLNFATRDTFTDTAISSTRVNGEHKEKVLQRWEGGDSNGESYDLENDASNGWDANEMFRFNEVKYGVTSTYDASLSMYTVPLERGNNDTFRQREARAARLANEIESTPQYRHRANLENDEGKSEEDKFSSVVRDSGDRERGRESPRDRDRERGRDSPGASTRDGKYIPLPQRQREMNRERERAERGPGGPPPHNRLSGGYRSNPPSSSSPRPPLPSGAGPQPGVSPSERSSPLSGRGGAYAPHHPQGSPSPGPGSAPANPYTPASPGGPAPTLASASAAPSPGSPPAPHGHTVPHSHSLPHSLSEAGRPVNGVSARTSPKAQRPPQSSRTARSTNSHSQSTAARSPKSVSSQDPPYLDTSAVSLPPQKTSGPAPLFPVDVNEILGAAAKERAAESAISTEESKTKVPSVQQRSQIEALRKFGKEFRLQPSGGNSSSPAAATPPAVGDASQPGAAKQSDAHLASDPKSQPPAASLAQPQPQASPAPSEDPTKDSTSTPGPTTAATSAPVSDRQSPAVPQPARTPGSEDGRSESTEGVPDQVKKSTLNPNAKEFNPIKPQMPMTKPNTAPTPPRPTPPSPVVLQHPGGQGPLYTTPYLSYVSQMHSVQPPPMYQYTLSTVNQGKYPRTKGAVVAQRSDHGNSGPQMLQAAASAAGAPLVASPYPQSYLQYNPQQYGQQQVIQAMSPYPGQPMYSMLQGGARMMTQGGGPHPQALGPPGGPQFAQQGDGPQGPQQGIYAQQSFTHHTGAVHQPQPSSTPTGNQPPPQHSAPSPGQNAQQGQQQQALYHSGPMSAPTPPNMPPGHTSPQGSYPIQGYSIHQHQGIPPSYPLGQLTQAHVQGAMSGPHHSGNHGQPQLVMLQPPQQGPGSVQQHQQHGPQQGAHQHFYIGHPQAMQVQTHPASFHPPGN from the exons ATGctgaaacaacagcagcaagcCGGCGGGAGGAAAGCATCCAACGGAACCTCGGGCCCCGCCGGGGTGTCTTCCCCAGTCAGCGGCACCAACAGCAGGGCGCCCGCCGGGAG GAATCGACCTTCTGCAAAGCCATCATTCCAGTCATCTCCA GTTTTCGAGGGTGTGTACAACAATGCCAGAATGCTTCATTTCCTCACAGCTGTTGTG GGTTCCACCTGTGACATAAGAGTGAAGAATGGCAGTGTGTTTGAAGGCGTTTTCAAGACTCTAAGTTCACGG TGTGAGTTGGCTGTGGATGCTGTACACAAACGCGGTGAGGAGGAGGGACCAGCGTCGGTTCCACCGCGGAGAGAGGAAATCACAGACACTATGATTTTCAGCCCCTCCGACCTGGTGACAATGATCTGCAAAGATGTCGACCTCAACTTTGCCACAAGag ACACCTTCACAGACACAGCCATCAGCTCCACCCGCGTCAACGGAGAACACAAGGAGAAGGTGCTGCAGAGatgggagggaggagacagcAATGGAGAGAGTTACGATCTGGAAAATGATGCA TCCAATGGCTGGGATGCCAATGAGATGTTTCGTTTCAATGAAGTAAAATACGGAGTCACGTCAACGTATGATGCCAGCCTCTCCATGTACAC TGTGCCACTAGAAAGAGGAAACAATGACACTTTCCGGCAGAGGGAGGCTCGTGCTGCTCGTCTGGCCAATGAGATTGAGTCAACCCCCCAGTATCGCCACCGCGCCAACCTGGAAAACGACGAGGGCAAAAGCGAGGAAGATAAGTTCAGTTCTGTGGTGCGGGACAGCGGTGATCGGGAGAGGGGCCGCGAGAGCCCCCGTGACAGAGACCGTGAGAGGGGCCGAGACAGCCCTGGAGCCAGTACcag GGACGGCAAGTACATTCCATTACCTCAGCGTCAGAGAGAGATGAACCGGGAGCGTGAGCGAGCTGAGAGAGGGCCTGGCGGGCCTCCACCCCACAACCGTCTCAGCGGAGGTTACCGCTCCaaccctccatcctcctcttcccccagaCCTCCACTGCCCTCTGGTGCAGGGCCACAGCCGGGCGTCTCTCCCTCAGAGAGAAGCAGCCCTCTGTCGGGCCGAGGCGGTGCCTACGCCCCCCACCACCCACAGGGAAGTCCCAGCCCCGGCCCGGGCTCTGCCCCTGCCAACCCTTACACACCTGCCTCTCCTGGTGGACCAGCACCTACGCTGGCCTCTGCTTCAGCTGCCCCCTCTCCAGGAAGCCCCCCTGCCCCACACGGACACACAGTCCCTCATTCCCACTCACTCCCACACTCGCTTTCTGAAGCTGGCAGGCCTGTGAATGGAG TCTCTGCTAGAACTTCCCCTAAAGCCCAAAGACCTCCACAGTCAAGCAGGACCGCCCGTTCTACAAACTCACACAGTCAGTCCACAG CTGCTCGATCTCCTAAATCAGTCTCTTCCCAGGACCCGCCTTATTTAGACACATCAGCTGTCTCCCTGCCTCCCCAGAAGACATCTGGCCCTGCCCCTCTCTTCCCTGTAGATG TGAATGAGATTCTTGGTGCAGCTGCAAAAGAACGTGCAGCTGAGAGTGCCATCAGCACAGAGGAAAGCAAGACTAAAG TCCCCTCAGTGCAGCAAAGGTCGCAGATTGAGGCGCTGCGGAAATTTGGCAAGGAATTCAGG cTCCAGCCGAGTGGAGGCAACTCcagctctccagcagcagcaacccCTCCTGCTGTCGGTGATGCTTCCCAGCCCGGCGCAGCCAAACAATCGGACGCTCACCTTGCTTCAGACCCTAAATCTCAGCCTCCAGCTGCCAGTCTCGCTCAGCCCCAACCTCAGGCTTCACCTGCTCCCTCTGAGGACCCCACCAAGGACAGCACGTCTACACCTGGCCCCACCACAGCTGCCACCTCAGCACCTGTCTCAGACAGGCAGTCGCCAGCCGTGCCACAGCCAGCCCGGACCCCGGGAAGTGAGGACGGCAGGTCTGAGTCGACGGAGGGTGTACCAGA CCAAGTGAAGAAATCAACCCTAAACCCCAACGCTAAAGAGTTCAACCCTATTAAACCTCAGATGCCTATG ACGAAACCCAACACTGCACCCACTCCACCTCGGCCAACTCCTCCCAGCCCGGTGGTCCTTCAGCACCCAGGTGGTCAGGGGCCCCTCTACACCACCCCCTACCTCTCCTACGTCTCGCAGATGCACTCTGTGCAG CCACCACCGATGTACCAGTACACTCTGTCAACAGTCAACCAGGGAAAATACCCCAGGACCAAAG GCGCAGTAGTTGCTCAGCGCTCTGATCATGGTAATTCAGGGCCTCAAATGCTGCaagctgcagcctcagcagccgGGGCTCCGCTGGTAGCATCCCCCTACCCTCAGTCCTACCTTCAGTACAACCCACAGCAGTACGGCCAGCAGCAGGTCATCCAGGCCATGTCACCCTACCCTGGACAG CCAATGTACTCCATGCTGCAGGGAGGAGCCAGGATGATGACTCAAGGTGGTGGTCCCCATCCACAGGCGTTGGGACCCCCGGGAGGCCCTCAGTTCGCTCAACAGGGAGACGGCCCTCAGGGACCACAGCAGGGCATCTATG CTCAACAGTCCTTCACCCACCACACGGGCGCAGTACATCAGCCTCAGCCCTCCAGTACCCCGACAGGCAACCAGCCCCCTCCCCAACACTCTGCACCCAGCCCAGGACAG AACGCCCAGCagggtcagcagcagcaggccttGTACCACTCAGGTCCTATGTCAgctcccaccccccccaacaTGCCGCCGGGCCACACGTCACCACAGGGCTCGTACCCCATCCAGGGCTACAGCATCCACCAACACCAGGGCATCCCACCCTCATACCCCCTGGGGCAGTTAACACAG gcCCACGTGCAGGGAGCCATGTCAGGTCCCCACCACTCGGGGAACCACGGTCAGCCCCAGTTAGTGATGCTGCAGCCGCCTCAGCAGGGCCCCGGCTCcgtgcagcagcaccagcagcacggACCTCAGCAAGGAGCACACCAGCACTTCTACATAGGACATCCACAAG CAATGCAGGTACAAACGCATCCTGCTTCCTTCCATCCACCTGGAAACTAA